From Microbacterium invictum, the proteins below share one genomic window:
- a CDS encoding DUF445 domain-containing protein has product MARTPTALLSPADQERRRALGVMKGVALGALIFMAIVFVIAFVLQDQYPWLAYVRAAAEGGMVGALADWFAVTALFRHPLGIPIPHTAIIPRRKDEIGRSLGEFVETNFLEGSVVRGKLESVEIARRAGEWLREPEHADIVAAEAATMATGILQALSDDEVQDLISDLAREHLIDPKWAPTLGAWLTRVVDAGAHHGAVDLAVDSIATWLHANQDAFSGLVSRRLPSWVPSIAMRLVDDTVYHEAVKFAEAVQRDATHPARAAVDGYLARLADNLQHDPDTIDRLEDAKGAVFDSPRVRELAAEAWNTAKAGLLRALENPESPLRRRVTAALAEIGARLATDPALQRRVDDRITDAAVFLVDRYRHDIASIITDTVEKWDPAETTEKIELMVGRDLQYIRLNGTIVGALAGLAIYTIAHLVLG; this is encoded by the coding sequence ATGGCTCGAACTCCGACCGCACTTCTGAGCCCCGCCGACCAGGAGCGTCGCCGCGCCCTCGGAGTCATGAAAGGCGTCGCCCTCGGCGCGCTCATCTTCATGGCGATCGTGTTCGTCATCGCGTTCGTCCTGCAGGACCAGTACCCCTGGCTCGCGTACGTCCGCGCGGCCGCCGAGGGGGGCATGGTCGGCGCCCTGGCCGACTGGTTCGCCGTGACGGCACTGTTCCGGCATCCGCTGGGCATACCCATCCCCCACACCGCGATCATCCCCCGGCGCAAGGATGAGATCGGGCGGAGCCTGGGCGAGTTCGTCGAGACGAACTTCCTCGAGGGCTCGGTCGTGCGCGGCAAGCTCGAGTCCGTCGAGATCGCACGCCGGGCCGGCGAATGGCTGCGCGAACCCGAGCACGCCGACATCGTCGCCGCCGAGGCCGCCACGATGGCCACCGGCATCCTGCAGGCGCTCAGCGACGACGAGGTGCAGGACCTCATCAGCGACCTCGCCCGTGAGCACCTGATCGATCCGAAGTGGGCGCCGACGCTGGGTGCGTGGCTGACCCGGGTGGTGGATGCCGGTGCGCACCACGGTGCGGTGGACCTCGCCGTGGACAGCATCGCGACGTGGCTGCATGCCAATCAGGATGCGTTCAGCGGCCTGGTCTCGCGACGCCTGCCGTCGTGGGTGCCGTCGATCGCGATGCGCCTGGTCGACGACACCGTCTACCACGAGGCCGTGAAGTTCGCCGAAGCCGTGCAGCGCGACGCCACCCACCCCGCCCGCGCCGCCGTCGACGGCTACCTCGCCCGGCTCGCCGACAACCTGCAGCACGACCCGGACACGATCGACCGCCTCGAAGACGCGAAGGGTGCGGTGTTCGACAGCCCGCGCGTGCGCGAGCTCGCCGCCGAGGCATGGAACACGGCCAAGGCCGGGCTGCTGCGCGCACTCGAGAACCCGGAGAGCCCGCTGCGCCGGCGGGTCACCGCGGCCCTCGCCGAGATCGGCGCGCGCCTGGCGACCGACCCGGCCCTGCAGCGGCGCGTGGACGACCGCATCACCGACGCCGCGGTGTTCCTGGTCGACCGCTACCGGCACGACATCGCGTCGATCATCACCGACACGGTCGAGAAGTGGGATCCGGCCGAGACGACCGAGAAGATCGAGCTGATGGTCGGTCGCGACCTGCAGTACATCCGCCTCAACGGCACGATCGTCGGCGCCCTCGCGGGTCTGGCGATCTACACGATCGCGCATCTGGTGCTGGGCTGA
- a CDS encoding LuxR C-terminal-related transcriptional regulator: protein MPDRHRVPAYAEDRPRLREQLDSGLSSPLSLVVAPAGAGKTVLLAQWVQSRPDLTVAWLDITAADNEARVFAHRLIDAIDAQAPGFHPATAPVESTENRLGESLLEDLAAGMKDAGPVVIILDDLDRLSGSALLTDLWRLVDLVPSSAHFVFSSRTDLNLGWSRHRLQHNLVEIRQRELAFDRGTTASVIASITGHPVSDETADAVVARTEGWAVGVQLTALSLRFAADPVRVVDTLADTDRLIVDYLSEEVLDAQQPGRTDALTKIAVLDDFCAPLLNAIFGAGGSDLIADLVRDSMFVVPVPERPGWYRFHRLFRDLLRLRVRAQDAAAEAGVLEVAGTWCEAEGLHTEAIEYHLRAHAWDRALDAVFALRNDVYETLRLPAVAGWLSQVPPEVRDRRPQADLLLAIAWGISGHGTQAVDALRSLLTARRLTTGERQVGWAYLAACVQLEPHPEFFADAGRRALRLLHDEPATAPPELLGLTTRPLLLAVAEVSLGRALLFLGDLAGARRALQSALRGEGMAYRPYRIHAKGTLALIEALSGRLTAAGELADDALELAAEFGLLSHPAPADAYLARALAAIRRGESEAGAFALTEGTVRAAGNSRTQLVWLAHLASLTIDPSDSVDAVAEPPGTPPPIVRQASIALSLRRARLRGTPTLPAVPSSEWSVVAFEEVAALLALGQPVAARERLSRVPLDDDSAPIAVIEVELLRGWMFALEGRGGQSRVHLQTALARAAPERLVYPFLEAGPDVAQLIEQLPGPGDDFRRLVIARGRAGRRPPLEALADKLTPRELELLAYLPSRLTFADIAAHSFVSINTIKTHIGHIYRKLGVTDRDSAIERAVDLGLIDPAEIARVG, encoded by the coding sequence ATGCCCGATCGACACAGAGTTCCGGCATACGCGGAGGATCGACCGCGGCTGCGAGAGCAGCTCGACTCCGGGCTGTCCTCACCGCTCTCGCTCGTGGTCGCCCCCGCCGGCGCGGGCAAGACCGTCCTTCTCGCGCAGTGGGTGCAATCGCGTCCCGACCTGACTGTGGCATGGCTGGACATCACCGCGGCCGACAACGAGGCGCGCGTGTTCGCGCATCGGCTGATCGACGCGATCGACGCACAGGCGCCCGGCTTCCACCCTGCGACCGCGCCCGTGGAGAGCACCGAGAACCGCCTCGGCGAATCGCTGCTCGAAGATCTCGCGGCCGGTATGAAGGATGCCGGCCCCGTCGTGATCATCCTCGATGACCTCGACCGGCTCAGCGGCAGTGCCCTGCTGACGGATCTGTGGCGGCTGGTGGATCTGGTGCCGTCCTCGGCTCATTTCGTCTTCTCGTCGAGGACGGACCTCAACCTCGGGTGGAGCCGACATCGACTGCAGCACAATCTCGTCGAGATCCGCCAGCGGGAACTCGCGTTCGACCGCGGCACCACCGCAAGCGTCATCGCGTCCATCACCGGCCACCCCGTGTCCGATGAGACGGCCGATGCCGTCGTGGCGCGAACCGAAGGCTGGGCCGTCGGCGTCCAGCTGACCGCACTCAGCCTGCGGTTCGCGGCGGATCCTGTTCGGGTCGTCGACACGCTCGCCGACACCGATCGCCTCATCGTGGACTACCTCAGCGAAGAGGTGCTCGATGCTCAGCAGCCGGGGCGGACCGACGCGCTGACCAAGATCGCCGTGCTCGATGACTTCTGCGCACCGCTTCTGAACGCGATCTTCGGAGCGGGCGGGTCCGATCTCATCGCCGACTTGGTACGGGACTCGATGTTCGTGGTCCCCGTGCCCGAACGGCCGGGCTGGTATCGGTTCCACCGGCTCTTCCGGGACCTCCTGCGATTGAGAGTGCGCGCGCAAGACGCCGCTGCGGAAGCGGGCGTCCTCGAGGTCGCCGGAACGTGGTGCGAGGCAGAGGGTCTGCACACGGAGGCGATCGAGTACCACCTCCGCGCCCACGCGTGGGATCGAGCACTCGACGCCGTGTTCGCCCTCCGCAACGACGTCTATGAGACCCTCCGCCTGCCGGCGGTCGCCGGGTGGCTGTCACAGGTGCCTCCCGAGGTGCGTGACCGGCGTCCGCAGGCAGACCTGCTCCTGGCCATCGCCTGGGGGATCAGCGGCCACGGCACGCAGGCCGTCGACGCGCTGCGGTCGCTCCTGACCGCACGACGGCTCACGACAGGGGAGCGGCAGGTCGGGTGGGCATATCTGGCCGCGTGCGTGCAACTCGAACCGCACCCCGAATTCTTCGCAGATGCCGGACGACGGGCGCTCCGCCTGCTCCACGACGAGCCGGCCACGGCACCACCCGAACTGCTGGGCCTGACGACCCGTCCTCTGCTGCTGGCGGTCGCAGAAGTATCCCTCGGGCGCGCGCTCCTGTTCCTCGGCGACCTCGCCGGCGCCCGGCGCGCACTCCAATCGGCGCTGAGGGGCGAAGGGATGGCCTACCGGCCGTACCGAATCCATGCGAAAGGCACACTCGCGCTCATCGAAGCGCTGTCGGGACGCCTGACCGCGGCCGGCGAACTCGCCGACGATGCGCTGGAGCTGGCCGCCGAGTTCGGGCTCCTCTCGCATCCCGCACCGGCGGATGCATACCTGGCCCGGGCCCTCGCGGCGATCCGGCGCGGCGAGTCCGAGGCCGGCGCGTTCGCTCTCACCGAAGGCACCGTGCGCGCAGCCGGGAACAGTCGCACGCAGCTCGTCTGGCTCGCCCACCTCGCGTCGCTGACCATCGACCCGTCGGACTCGGTGGATGCCGTGGCCGAACCGCCCGGGACGCCGCCGCCGATCGTGCGCCAGGCGTCCATCGCGCTCAGCCTGCGCCGCGCGCGGCTCCGGGGGACGCCGACGCTTCCCGCGGTACCGTCGTCCGAGTGGTCGGTGGTGGCCTTCGAGGAGGTGGCGGCGCTGCTTGCGCTCGGTCAGCCCGTGGCTGCTCGAGAACGGCTGTCTCGCGTCCCTCTCGATGACGACTCGGCCCCGATCGCCGTGATCGAGGTGGAGCTGCTCCGGGGCTGGATGTTCGCGCTCGAAGGGCGCGGCGGACAGTCGCGCGTTCATCTGCAGACCGCTCTGGCCCGTGCTGCGCCGGAGAGACTGGTGTATCCGTTCCTCGAGGCGGGGCCCGATGTCGCCCAGCTCATCGAACAGCTCCCGGGGCCGGGAGACGACTTCCGCCGACTGGTCATCGCGCGCGGTCGTGCCGGCCGGCGTCCTCCTCTCGAAGCACTCGCCGACAAGCTCACACCGCGTGAACTCGAACTGCTGGCCTACCTTCCCAGCCGCCTCACCTTCGCCGATATCGCCGCGCACAGCTTCGTGTCGATCAACACGATCAAGACGCACATCGGCCACATCTACCGGAAGCTGGGTGTCACCGATCGCGACTCCGCGATCGAGCGTGCCGTGGACCTCGGCCTGATCGACCCGGCCGAGATCGCCCGGGTCGGGTGA
- a CDS encoding amino acid permease has protein sequence MTDADRKVTPKKSMTVVQASFIGVGAMVGAGIFALLGAAGAVAGSAVWLSFLIAGLIAGLQGYSFAKLGATYPSAGGMLAYLAKGFGEGHVTGIVSWLFYMTGAIIAAMVATSFGGYASSVVAGNDPGWAVVLAIVLVLVMTLLNIVGSNAVARVQSLIVKVVLAILTVFAVVTIANWNPALLDPAGYPGVREIISSVALTFFAFLGFGVITFTGKDLRDPRRQLPRAIYLALAIATAIYVAVSLGVFGTLTADQVVEYGATALAEAAKPTLGETGYVLMVITALFSTAGAVNASLYPATGMTRHLAEVGQFPGVFAHRIGGRAGVGLVVMAVLTIVMITVLDLNSIASLGSAVALLIFSAVTVSHFRTYRETGASLIVLIIALVATLGTFVVFALTTLVAEPKTAIALVVTLAAAILCDLVWKRVRSRGKTDAETP, from the coding sequence GTGACCGACGCCGACCGGAAGGTCACCCCGAAGAAGTCGATGACCGTCGTCCAGGCGTCGTTCATCGGCGTCGGGGCGATGGTGGGGGCGGGGATCTTCGCCCTCCTCGGCGCAGCCGGGGCGGTCGCCGGGTCGGCGGTGTGGCTGTCCTTCCTCATCGCCGGCCTCATCGCCGGGCTGCAGGGATACTCGTTCGCGAAGCTCGGGGCCACGTATCCCTCCGCCGGGGGAATGCTCGCCTACCTCGCCAAGGGGTTCGGCGAAGGGCACGTGACCGGCATCGTGTCGTGGCTGTTCTACATGACCGGCGCCATCATCGCCGCGATGGTCGCGACCTCGTTCGGCGGGTACGCCAGCTCGGTGGTGGCCGGCAATGATCCGGGCTGGGCCGTCGTCCTGGCGATCGTGCTGGTCCTGGTGATGACGCTGCTGAACATCGTCGGATCCAACGCGGTGGCGCGGGTGCAGTCGCTCATCGTCAAGGTGGTGCTGGCGATCCTCACGGTGTTCGCGGTGGTGACCATCGCGAACTGGAACCCCGCGCTGCTCGACCCCGCAGGCTACCCGGGTGTGCGCGAGATCATCTCGAGCGTGGCGCTCACCTTCTTCGCCTTCCTCGGCTTCGGCGTGATCACCTTCACCGGGAAGGACCTCCGCGACCCGCGCCGGCAGCTGCCGCGCGCGATCTATCTCGCGCTGGCGATCGCCACCGCCATTTACGTGGCGGTGTCACTCGGCGTCTTCGGCACGCTCACGGCCGACCAGGTGGTGGAATACGGCGCGACGGCGCTGGCCGAGGCGGCAAAGCCCACCCTGGGCGAGACCGGATACGTGCTGATGGTGATCACGGCGCTGTTCTCGACAGCGGGGGCGGTCAACGCAAGCCTGTACCCCGCCACCGGCATGACCCGGCATCTGGCCGAAGTCGGGCAGTTCCCCGGCGTGTTCGCCCATCGCATCGGCGGCCGGGCGGGCGTCGGCCTGGTCGTGATGGCCGTGCTCACGATCGTCATGATCACCGTCCTCGACCTCAACAGCATCGCGTCGCTCGGCAGTGCGGTGGCGCTGCTGATCTTCTCGGCGGTGACCGTCTCGCACTTCCGCACCTACCGGGAGACCGGGGCCAGCCTCATCGTGCTCATCATCGCCCTCGTCGCCACGCTGGGGACGTTCGTCGTGTTCGCGCTGACCACGCTGGTGGCCGAGCCCAAGACCGCGATCGCCCTCGTGGTCACCCTTGCGGCGGCGATCCTGTGCGATCTCGTCTGGAAGCGGGTCCGCAGCAGAGGCAAGACGGACGCCGAGACCCCATGA
- a CDS encoding DUF6325 family protein, with amino-acid sequence MMTNFDYGPIEFYTIGFDGDRPGPAVLQAIDDLVDSGTVNLLDLVFATRAPDGELTVVELSDTTDDAGVPALDLMGLAGLDDIELLAENVPPGRSAAILVVELLWAKAFASALFDAGGSVINRAGVPAPIVNAFLAEHVE; translated from the coding sequence ATGATGACGAACTTCGACTACGGTCCCATCGAGTTCTACACGATCGGCTTCGACGGCGATCGCCCCGGCCCCGCTGTCCTCCAGGCGATCGACGACCTCGTCGACTCGGGTACCGTGAACCTGCTCGATCTGGTCTTCGCGACCCGCGCGCCGGACGGCGAGCTCACCGTGGTGGAGCTGTCCGACACGACCGACGACGCCGGAGTGCCCGCACTCGACCTGATGGGGCTCGCGGGGCTCGACGACATCGAGCTCCTCGCAGAGAACGTGCCGCCCGGCAGGTCGGCGGCGATCCTCGTCGTCGAGCTGCTGTGGGCCAAGGCCTTCGCCTCGGCCCTGTTCGATGCCGGCGGGTCGGTGATCAACCGGGCAGGTGTTCCTGCCCCCATCGTCAACGCGTTCCTCGCCGAACACGTTGAGTAG
- a CDS encoding DUF2252 domain-containing protein, with translation MKTTPGGAAGNWVAPPSFTELAAEGRAARTRTPRGLLAELSAERREPMAILDEQDTTRVAELIPLRNRRMAASAFAFFRGTAALMAADLANSPGTDLRVGSCGDAHVSNFGLYASPQRTLVFDLNDFDEAAWAPWEWDVKRLVTSIVIAGQSTSRDDRVVEESALAAVRTYAHALRTGAGRSSLARYFDRFDAEAARDAYPEARKPLRAAIRAAEKHTGDWAAERLTVTDDHGRRVFIDDPPKVVHVDEDTGRRVREVYLDYVHSAQVDIRVLLQKYAISDVVRRVVGVGSVGTRCYVLALQDGDGHTMLLQAKEAGRSALIRYGGVPQPEAVSRYIDQYGDGGRVVAMQRILQAVSDPFLGHLRGTPSGGGEERAFYVRQFHDKKGGFDMDTLEDDAFGWYAQVCAATIARAHGQSPAASAVVGYVGGGRAVGEAIMKWSYAYADVSRADWELFRSHRGVADDPAAP, from the coding sequence ATGAAGACCACGCCTGGCGGCGCGGCGGGCAACTGGGTTGCGCCACCGTCATTCACCGAGCTCGCAGCCGAGGGCCGCGCTGCCCGCACGCGCACTCCCCGTGGCCTGCTCGCGGAGCTGTCGGCTGAGCGGCGCGAGCCGATGGCCATCCTGGACGAGCAGGACACCACCCGTGTGGCCGAGCTCATCCCGCTCCGCAACCGGCGCATGGCGGCGAGCGCCTTCGCGTTCTTTCGGGGCACCGCCGCGCTGATGGCAGCCGACCTGGCGAACTCGCCGGGGACCGATCTGCGGGTGGGCTCGTGCGGCGACGCGCATGTGTCGAATTTCGGTCTGTACGCGTCCCCGCAGCGCACGCTCGTATTCGATCTCAACGACTTCGACGAGGCGGCGTGGGCCCCGTGGGAGTGGGATGTGAAGCGGCTGGTCACGAGTATCGTGATCGCCGGCCAGTCCACGTCCCGCGACGATCGCGTCGTGGAAGAGTCCGCACTCGCCGCGGTGCGGACGTATGCGCACGCGCTGCGGACCGGGGCGGGGCGAAGCTCACTCGCGCGCTACTTCGACCGTTTCGACGCCGAAGCGGCGAGGGACGCCTATCCCGAGGCCCGCAAGCCGCTGCGAGCGGCCATCCGCGCGGCCGAGAAGCACACCGGCGACTGGGCCGCAGAACGGCTGACGGTGACCGACGACCACGGACGACGGGTGTTCATCGACGACCCGCCGAAGGTGGTCCACGTCGACGAGGACACCGGCCGCCGGGTGCGCGAGGTCTACCTCGACTACGTCCACTCCGCGCAGGTCGACATCCGCGTCCTGCTGCAGAAGTATGCGATCTCGGATGTGGTGCGCCGCGTCGTCGGGGTGGGAAGCGTGGGAACACGGTGCTACGTGCTGGCGCTGCAGGACGGCGACGGCCACACGATGCTGCTCCAGGCCAAGGAGGCCGGCAGGAGCGCGCTGATCCGGTACGGCGGTGTGCCGCAGCCCGAAGCGGTCAGCCGGTACATCGACCAGTACGGCGACGGTGGCCGCGTGGTGGCCATGCAGCGCATCCTCCAGGCGGTGTCCGACCCGTTCCTCGGGCATCTGCGGGGAACGCCGAGCGGCGGCGGTGAGGAGCGCGCGTTCTACGTGCGGCAGTTCCACGACAAGAAGGGCGGGTTCGACATGGACACGCTAGAGGACGACGCGTTCGGCTGGTACGCCCAAGTGTGCGCCGCCACGATCGCCCGTGCGCACGGTCAGTCCCCGGCCGCATCCGCGGTGGTGGGCTACGTGGGTGGCGGCCGCGCCGTCGGTGAGGCGATCATGAAGTGGAGCTATGCGTACGCCGACGTCTCCCGCGCGGACTGGGAGCTGTTCCGCAGCCACCGTGGTGTGGCCGACGACCCTGCCGCCCCGTAG
- a CDS encoding SHOCT domain-containing protein, which translates to MDLWGWMAWFFWIFVFCAYLMVLFSIIGDLFRDDSVNGWLKAVWIIFLVFVPFLTALVYLIARGQGMQKRSIAQAQALREQQDSYIRATAASASASPAEDITKAAALLSQGVISQAEFDTLKAKALAG; encoded by the coding sequence ATGGATCTCTGGGGATGGATGGCATGGTTCTTCTGGATCTTCGTGTTCTGCGCGTATCTGATGGTGCTGTTCTCGATCATCGGGGACCTGTTCCGCGATGACAGCGTGAACGGCTGGCTCAAGGCGGTCTGGATCATCTTCCTGGTCTTCGTGCCCTTCCTGACGGCGCTGGTCTATCTGATCGCCCGCGGACAGGGCATGCAGAAGCGATCGATCGCGCAGGCGCAGGCGCTGCGCGAGCAGCAGGACAGCTATATCCGCGCGACCGCGGCCTCGGCCTCGGCCTCGCCGGCGGAGGACATCACCAAGGCTGCGGCGCTGCTCAGCCAGGGTGTGATCTCGCAGGCCGAGTTCGACACGCTCAAGGCGAAGGCCCTCGCGGGCTGA
- a CDS encoding potassium channel family protein, with protein sequence MDEATWHRRTEWPLVIASLAFLIAYSWRVIADLSGLARDVTTWILAVTWLLFICDYVVRLALARFRGAWFRRHLGALTFAVLPTLRLVLLLRVLTRIPGMRLSAGAALRTRIVVYGTGVAIVLIYLASLTVLDAERHAPGATIVTFGDAIWWSCVTVTTTGYGDLVPATDEGRLVGTGLMFVGVALSGVITATLASWIVERASRGGDDAEPATRGQVRELIAKVDALGEPVTGSERTEDPTTTPD encoded by the coding sequence GTGGATGAGGCCACCTGGCATCGGCGGACCGAGTGGCCGCTGGTCATCGCTTCGCTCGCGTTCCTCATCGCCTACTCGTGGCGCGTGATCGCCGATCTGAGTGGGCTCGCCCGCGACGTCACGACATGGATTCTGGCGGTCACCTGGCTGCTGTTCATCTGCGACTACGTGGTGCGGCTCGCGCTCGCCCGCTTCCGTGGCGCATGGTTCCGCCGGCATCTGGGTGCGCTGACGTTCGCCGTGCTCCCCACTCTCCGGCTCGTGCTCCTGCTGCGGGTGCTGACGCGCATACCGGGCATGCGGCTCTCGGCGGGTGCGGCGCTGCGCACCAGGATCGTGGTGTACGGCACCGGGGTGGCCATCGTTCTGATCTATCTCGCCTCGCTCACCGTACTGGATGCCGAACGTCATGCACCGGGCGCCACGATCGTCACATTCGGCGATGCGATCTGGTGGTCGTGCGTGACGGTCACCACCACCGGATACGGAGATCTCGTCCCGGCAACAGACGAAGGCCGGCTCGTCGGCACCGGGCTCATGTTCGTCGGTGTCGCCCTGTCCGGAGTCATCACCGCGACACTCGCGTCGTGGATCGTCGAGCGGGCATCCCGCGGCGGCGATGACGCCGAGCCGGCGACACGGGGGCAGGTGCGGGAGCTCATCGCGAAGGTGGACGCGCTCGGGGAACCGGTCACGGGATCAGAGAGGACCGAGGATCCCACCACCACCCCGGACTGA
- a CDS encoding SHOCT domain-containing protein, with protein sequence MLRRMGRPGLLGMAARTAVVAGTATAVSGGVARHQQAKAEEQAQQQAWDAQQQQEAMDAAAARAVADTQPQGAPPSGAGAGMLEQLTQLGTLHSQGILSDEEFAAAKAKLLS encoded by the coding sequence ATGCTTCGACGAATGGGTCGCCCCGGACTGCTCGGGATGGCGGCGCGCACCGCGGTGGTAGCGGGCACCGCGACGGCCGTATCGGGCGGCGTCGCCCGGCACCAGCAGGCGAAAGCCGAAGAACAGGCCCAGCAGCAGGCGTGGGACGCGCAGCAGCAGCAAGAGGCGATGGATGCCGCCGCGGCCAGGGCCGTCGCCGACACGCAGCCGCAAGGGGCACCCCCGAGCGGCGCCGGAGCGGGAATGCTCGAGCAGCTCACCCAGCTGGGCACCCTCCACTCGCAGGGCATTCTGTCGGATGAGGAGTTCGCCGCAGCCAAGGCAAAGCTGCTGTCGTGA
- a CDS encoding MFS transporter: protein MSTDDAPTPFNGRLALLLAMAMFVLVVDTSIMNVSISAVVRDLDTTASGVQGAIALEALVSAAFILIGGKTGDLIGRKLAYVLGLLGYAVGAIAMTLAQDLTAILIFWALIGGLGASLLLPSMQSLIHGNFSGAHQVRVYALVGASAAIAAAVGPLLGGVITTFLSWRIGFLMEAVIIGIVLLGIGLVKDVRFTGDRSIDIVGSALSVIGMGGVVLGILIWQEGGGYVGLTIGIGILALAGLWFWLKARKRRQKATLLDPALLESKPFRTGVSGQLLQQIALGGTMIVLPLYLQMVLEYNALWAGVSIAPLSLSMFAVALVAGRRAKNRPANLIMTGFILVVAGLLILLPIIPIADSGWYLTVPLIISGSGLGLLVSQLNNYTLSPVSDERVSEGAGVNSAAGSFGLSFGLAFAGAIMLAALAVSFTSLTNSSTMLSLEQQQQVATVLEEDAQLVSNSGLTQLLADQPPEVADEIVRINTEARPVALQVALLIPLAAGVLGILNGLRMRRLPDPKASSAPDGMLLG, encoded by the coding sequence ATGAGCACCGACGACGCCCCCACGCCCTTCAACGGACGCCTCGCGCTCCTTCTCGCGATGGCCATGTTCGTGCTCGTCGTGGACACCTCGATCATGAACGTGTCGATCTCGGCGGTCGTGCGCGACCTCGATACGACGGCGAGCGGCGTGCAAGGAGCCATCGCCCTCGAAGCACTGGTGTCGGCGGCCTTCATCCTCATCGGTGGTAAGACCGGCGACCTGATCGGCCGCAAGCTGGCGTATGTGCTCGGACTGCTCGGCTACGCCGTCGGGGCGATCGCCATGACGCTCGCGCAGGACCTGACCGCCATCCTCATCTTCTGGGCGCTGATCGGGGGGCTCGGGGCATCGCTCCTGCTCCCGTCGATGCAGTCCCTCATCCACGGGAACTTCTCCGGCGCCCACCAGGTGCGGGTGTACGCCCTCGTCGGGGCGTCGGCAGCGATCGCCGCGGCCGTCGGCCCGCTGCTGGGCGGGGTGATCACGACCTTCCTGTCGTGGCGCATCGGGTTCCTCATGGAGGCGGTGATCATCGGCATCGTCCTGCTGGGCATCGGGCTGGTCAAGGACGTCCGGTTCACCGGCGATCGCTCGATCGACATCGTCGGATCCGCGCTGTCGGTGATCGGGATGGGCGGCGTCGTCCTCGGCATCCTGATCTGGCAGGAAGGGGGCGGCTATGTCGGACTCACCATCGGGATCGGCATCCTCGCGCTGGCCGGGCTGTGGTTCTGGCTCAAAGCCCGCAAGCGCCGCCAGAAGGCCACCCTCCTCGATCCCGCGCTCCTGGAGTCCAAGCCGTTCCGCACCGGGGTGAGCGGGCAGCTGCTGCAGCAGATCGCGCTGGGCGGCACGATGATCGTGCTTCCGCTGTATCTGCAGATGGTGCTCGAGTACAACGCGCTGTGGGCGGGGGTGTCGATCGCCCCGCTGTCGCTGAGCATGTTCGCGGTCGCCCTCGTCGCCGGTCGCCGGGCCAAGAACCGGCCCGCGAACCTGATCATGACCGGCTTCATCCTGGTCGTGGCCGGACTGCTCATCCTGCTGCCGATCATCCCGATCGCCGACTCGGGCTGGTACCTCACGGTGCCGCTGATCATCAGCGGGTCGGGGCTCGGGCTCTTGGTCTCGCAGCTGAACAACTACACGCTGTCGCCGGTGTCCGACGAGCGGGTCAGTGAGGGCGCCGGGGTCAACTCGGCGGCCGGTTCGTTCGGGCTCTCGTTCGGGCTCGCGTTCGCCGGCGCGATCATGCTCGCCGCCCTGGCCGTGTCGTTCACCTCGCTCACGAACTCGAGCACCATGCTCTCCCTCGAACAGCAGCAGCAGGTCGCGACGGTCCTGGAGGAGGACGCCCAGCTCGTCTCGAACAGCGGGCTGACGCAGCTGCTCGCCGATCAGCCGCCCGAGGTTGCGGACGAGATCGTGCGCATCAACACCGAGGCGCGCCCGGTGGCGCTGCAAGTGGCGCTGCTGATCCCTCTCGCGGCGGGCGTGCTCGGAATCCTGAACGGGCTGCGCATGAGGCGGCTGCCCGATCCGAAGGCGTCGTCGGCTCCCGACGGCATGCTGCTGGGCTGA